The sequence TTTCCCGCCGTGGAGGGGGTGCTCGTGCAGCGCGGGTCGCTGCTCAGCCACTCGGCCATCGTCGCACGGGAACTGGCCCTGCCCTGCATCGTGGGCATTCCGGGGCTGATGGAAACGCTGCGCGACGGCGAGATGGTGGAGATGGACGGCACCGCGGGAACGCTGCGGCGGCTGGACGGGGCGGAGGGGTAGATGGGCGGCATCGACAGCCACGCCTCGTTCGCGTTCATCCGCTACGCCAGCGTCTGGGAAGACGCGGACGTGCTGTGCGAGGCGCTGGCCCCCGTGGCCCACGGTGGCCGGCTCCTCTCCATCGCCTCCGCGGGCGACAACGCGCTGGCGCTGCTGACGCTGGACCCGGCGGAGGTCGTCGCCGCGGACCTGAGCCCGGCGCAGCTGGCGTGCGTGGAATTGCGGATCGCCGCCTTCCGCCGGCTGGAGCACGCGCAGCTGCTGGCCTTCCTGGGCGTAACGCTGTCGGACGAGCGGCCGCGGACGTACTCGCGGCTGCGGACGGACCTCTCCTCCTCCAGCCGCCAGTTCTGGGACGCGCAAGCGGACACGGTGGCGGCCGGGGTAATCCACGCCGGAAAGTTCGAGCGCTACCTGCGGACGTTCCGCGACCGCGTGCTGCCGCTGGTCCATTCCCGCCACCGCATCGACCGCCTGATGACGCCCCGCTCGCGGGTGGAGCGCGAGGAGTTCTACGAGCGCGAGTGGAACACCTGGCGGTGGCGGATGATGTTCCGCCTGTTCTTCAGCCGCGCGGTGATGGGGCGGATGGGGCGCGACCCCGCGTTCTTTTCGCACGTGGAAGGCTCCGTCGGCTCGCGCATTTTGGCGCGCACCCGCCACGCGCTGACCGCGCTCCCCGTGCACACCAACCCGTACGCCGCCCGCATCATGACGGGCCACTACCCGCCCGAGGCCCTGCCCCGCTACCTGCGGCCGCAGTGGTTCGATGCCATCCGCTCG comes from Longimicrobium sp. and encodes:
- a CDS encoding DUF3419 family protein, whose protein sequence is MGGIDSHASFAFIRYASVWEDADVLCEALAPVAHGGRLLSIASAGDNALALLTLDPAEVVAADLSPAQLACVELRIAAFRRLEHAQLLAFLGVTLSDERPRTYSRLRTDLSSSSRQFWDAQADTVAAGVIHAGKFERYLRTFRDRVLPLVHSRHRIDRLMTPRSRVEREEFYEREWNTWRWRMMFRLFFSRAVMGRMGRDPAFFSHVEGSVGSRILARTRHALTALPVHTNPYAARIMTGHYPPEALPRYLRPQWFDAIRSRLDRVRLVRGPIESATDGPVDGYNLSDIFEYMSPAEHERCYAALVDRAAPGARLVYWNLLAPRARPDALAGEVKPLREVADALHARDLAWFYGALHVDEVAA